A region of the Pseudoliparis swirei isolate HS2019 ecotype Mariana Trench chromosome 21, NWPU_hadal_v1, whole genome shotgun sequence genome:
ttggaggttcaatccccgctctagtcgatgtccttgagcaaggcactgaagccCGAGCGTCTCCACGGTCTGGATGAAACAGCATGGAAGATGCTCTGGAtaaatgacacgtgatgtaAGAGACACTCGAagaatcagacacacacacaatcactcagtcacacacacaatcactcagtcacacacgcagtcagtcgcacacacacagacacacacagttcaaATTACTTTTACTTGAATTTCTGTTTATTTCAGACTACATTTGAgacaggaggcggggcttatgatactgaagtgggcggggcttatcacCTCCAGAGTCAACCAATCAATAATTATATAAAGATTAAGACCATAAGacataaaaaatagtttttgaaTTGATAATCAAAACTCAAGTTCAGTTTAAAACCTAATTTTAACcattgaaaacaaaatgtcacaATGTGCCAATAATCAAtagtaaatatttatattgatcCGTCCACATTAGAGTCCACGCCCACAAAAAGAAACAAGTCACATGTGAAAATAATCATTTAAACTTTGATCTTCAAAGAACTGAGAGGGCGTCAATGGGGACACCGTGTTCTGGTTCCGAGAGGGCGTCAATGTGGACACCGTGTTCTGGTTCCAAGAGGGCGTCAATGGGGACACCGTGTTCTGGTTCTAAGAGGGCGTCAATGGAGACACCGTGTTCTGGTTCTAAGAGGGCGTCAATGGAGACACCGTGTTCTGGTTCCGAGAGGGCGTCAATGGGGACACCGTGTTCTGGTTCCGAGAGGGCGTCAATGGGGACACCGTGTTCTGGTTCCGAGAGGGCGTCAATGGGGACACCGTGTTCTGGTTCCGAGAGGGCGTCAATGGAGACACCGTGTTCTGGTTCCGAGAGGGCGTCAATGGAGACACCGTGTTCTGGTTCCGAGAGGGCGTCAATGGGGACACCGAGTTCTGGTTCCGAGAGGGCGTCAATGGAGACACCGAGTTCTGGTTCCAAGAGGGCGTCAATGGGGACACAGAGTTCTGGTTCCGAGAGGGCGTCAATGGGGACACCGAGTTCCAAGCGGGCGTCAAAGGAGAAACGGGATCTTGGATCAAAGTGGTTGCGGAGGTGTAGAGGTTTTGAGCAGGAGTCAATGGAGAGACCGTGTTCCGAGAGGGCGTCAATGGAGACACCGTGTTCCGAAAGGGCGTCATTGGGGACACCGAGTTCTGGTTCCGAGAGGGCGTCAATGGAGACACCGTGTTCTGGTTCCGAGAGGGCGTCAATGGGGACACCGTGTTCCGAGAGGGCGTCAATGGAGAGACCGTGTTCCAAGAGGGAGTCAATGGGGACACCGAGTTCCGAGCGGGCGTCAATGGAGAAACGGGATCTTGGATCAAAGTGGTTGCGGAGGTGTAGAGGTTTTGAGCAGGTGTCAATGGGGACACCGTGTTCCGAGAGGGCGTCAATGGAGACACCGTGTTCTGGTTCCGAGAGGGCGTCAATGGGGACACCGAGTTCCGAGCGGGCGTCAATGGAGAAACGGGATCTTGGATCAAAGTGGTTGCGGAGGTGTAGAGGTTTTGAGCGGGCGTCAATGGAGAGACCGTGTTCTGGTTCCGAGAGGGCGTCAATGGGGACACCGAGTTCCGAGTGGGCGTCAATGGAGAAACGGGATCTTGGATCAAAGTGGTTGCGGAGGTGTAGAGGTTTTGAGCGGGCGCCAATGGAGACACCGTGTTCTGAGAGGGCGTCAATGGTAGCGGAGGATAAGGACGTGCGTCTCAGGTGTTTACCTGTCGTGGTGCTAGAAGAATGTACGTTAACGGGTTGAAAAGGACAATGCACGTCAACGGGTGCCAGGCGAGCGCAAGGCCATCCGGCCCCGTGATTGGCTAACGATGACACCTTGACGTCAGTCAGTTCTCCTGCAGCCGCTCTGGAAGAGTGGAGGTCAACGGTAGATCTGGGACCAGGATGCACGTCAACGGGCTCCACCGAGCTACCTGTAGAGGGCAAgcgcccctctctctcactgggCGAGTGGGAGTCAACGGGCGAGGAGGGGATCCGAGTCCTGAAATCAACGGGTGAAACCAAAGCAGGGGGCGGAGCGTCGTCATGGTGGACGCCCCcggtgtctccagcagaagcaGCGCTGGTAGGATGGAGGTCAACGGGCGCTACCGGGCGAGAAGGCGTCCCGCCGGTCTCCCCCCTGAGACCCGAGGAGGTAGAATCAGCAGCCGGCTTTTGATTGGACCAGCCAGTCTCTGTTGAATGGAAATCAAAGGCAGGTGAAGAATTGGCTGGATGCGAGTCGCTCAGACCAGAAGAGGATATTTCCTCGGAATGTAACTTTGCAGGATTGAACTCCAGATGCGAACGAGAAGACGCCGACCGGGCTCGGAGCTCAGAGCGAGCCGAGGGTGAGTCGACGGGCGCCAAATGACGGCGGGAACGCACAACATCGGCTGAGGCGCCGCTCGCGGCGGCCGGATCGCCTCTCGCGAAACGTCTCCTCGGCGTCGACGAGGGGCCTTCGGAGCCGACGGGGTTCCACTTGAGGTCGGCGGCGCCGCGGGACGAGGGCGCCGGCGAGCGGCGCGGACTCCCGGCGTCTTTGTGCTttagcggcggcggcgtgttCCTGTTGTACGACCTGACGGGACTCGCCTGCTTCAGGAGGGGAGGGGCCTCCTTCACCTCCGTTCTGGACGCCGGCGAGTCGAAGCGCCGCTTCCTGTCCGCCGGTCTCGCCGCGCCGCGCCGATGGAACCCGGGGTCAAAGTTTCCCTTCAGGTCGTCGAGGATGGAGGCGAGGAGACGGCCGTCCGAGGATAAAGCCTCGGGCGGATTTGCAGCGGCGTCCTTCTCTCCCATTGGCCGAGAGCCTTTCGGATTCGCGGCGGCGGCTCCCATTGGTCCTTCGTCGTCGTTCAGCAGGAAGCCGCTCTCCTCGAGGTTTTCCACGTCCACGTCGCGGTCGCCGTCGGCGACCTCCGACCCTTCGGAACCCCGGTCCAGGATGTCGACGGGAAGCTCGCCGATTTCCGCGCCGCCcagggctccgccccctccgccCGAGCGCACCGACGGGAGAGCGGGGAGGTCCGAGAAGTCGACGGTCTGCTGGCTGCTGATCGGACTGCTGCTGCCGGCGGCGTCCAGGCTGCTGTCGCTGTCCAGCGTGATGATGAGCGGCGAGCTGCGGGGCGCACAGAGACGGCGGTTAGGACGCGGCGGCCGGAGACGACCGCGAGCGCCGGAGCGAGACGCACCTGCCGCGCCGGATCCCTCGCCGTCGCTTCCGCCGCCGCTCGCGGGCCGGGGTCCGCGAGGCGTCCGGGGAGACGACGCCCTCGTAGACGATCTCCACGCTCGGGCTCCGGTCGGCCCGCCGGCCGCCgctggaggacgaggaagacgaggaagatTACATCACGGGACACGTTAACAGACACGGGAACGGGGAGCGCGTCCTCACCTCTcgcgcctcctcctcgcctcctcctcgccgcccggCCTCCGGCTCGGGTCCCCGTCGGCGCCGTCCAGGTGGCGGCTCTTGTACTTCCTCTTCCCGCCGGGTTTCTCCCCGCGGCGGCCGTCGGGGGAGAGCGAAGGCGTCGGCGCCGGcggcggggaggaggaagaggagaaggaggaagaggagcaacgGGAGGGCGAGGAGGTGAGCGGGGACACCTGGGCGCAGTGGAACTCCCAGGTGGAGTCAGGCGAGGAGGAGTGCGAGCGGTGGCGCATCATGGCGGGGTAGATGGAGCGGTTGGGGTTGGACAGGGtgccgctcctcctcttcttcctcctcttcttcctcttctctcttgcCATCTCGCCACCGCCAGACTTCCCGTCTCCCGCCGGGCGCCGCTCTCTCTCGTCGGGCGCCGCCGGGCTGAGCGCGCAGACGGAGTTCCCAGAGCCGCCCGACCACGAGTCTCTCTCCTTCGGCTCGCCCGACGTGGagggaggcattgtgggtaggtaagagagggggggggcggggggggggaggcggggaggctcctcctcctcctcctcctcctcggtgtcGGAGGAGAGCTGCACCAGCTCAGGAGTCCGCTCCGCGATCGGCTTCTTGTATCCCACAATCAgacactcctcctccttggctcctccctcctcgtccgCCTCCTCTCGAGGGGCGTGGCTTAACGGCGGCGAGGCGAGCGATCGCGGCGCGTCCGCGGTGGAGTAGGAGGGGCCCGGCGTCTCGTCGTCCCAGGCCGCCGTGCCGAGGCCGCTCCCCGCTCGGAGGGCGTCGTCTCGAGCGCCGCACGCCGCCGGCCGCTccgccgcccctcctcctccggccggctcctcctcttcctcttcctccgagATGGCGATGACGGAGCTGACGTCGGAGGAGGAGCTCGTGCCGTCCAGCTCCACGGCGGCGGCCGGCGGCTCGTACGCCGCCTGCAGGTCGTAGCTCTCCAGGCTGAGCGGCGAGCGGGCGAAGCTCACCAGCTCGTGCAGGAAGTGGTCGGTGCGCGCCAACAGGAATTGCCGCAGCTCTTCTTCTATGGTGGGCGTGTCCTCCAGGCCGTGGCGGGCGACCCTCGCCATGATGATCCGCTGGACGATGTCGACCAGCGAGCCGTGGGCGCCGTACAGCACCGTGAGCTCTCGCCGCAGccaggggcggagcctgttcaGGTGGCTGGGGTTCCGGCGGAAGCTCTCCGCCGTGATGTCGCGCTGTTGCCCGTGGTTACCGGCGGCGGCGACCCGCACGGCGTTGCGGTAGAGGGCGCGGCGGAAGGCCAcggtctccctctccctcagccGCCGCACCGCGCCGCCCTCTCGCTgcagccgccgccgcgccgccaGGCGAGTCATCAGGCGCCGCGCCGCCCGGTCGTCGGGCGCCGCCGCGCCGCCGAGGCCCGTCAGCCCCTCGAATATCACGCCGCGCTCCGTCGGGTCGGCGCCGCCTCGCGTCCCGCCCTCCcccggctcctccccctcctcgctGTCCTCCGCCGCGACGGGAGAAACGTCGGGatggcgaggaagaggagggagcgtGAGAGGAGGGGTGTCCAGATACCACTCCCACACCCCCGCcctcctgcccccccctccccccccccaccgcctcctcgccgccgcctcCCCGCCGTCCGCCCCCCTGTGCCTCCTCAGCATCAGCCTCATCTGGTGGTCGCTCCTCGCGGCCGACGCCATGGCGGCCACCATGGCGACGGTGGCCGCCACGCTGCTGTTGGCGGGCGGCGGCCGCAGCGTGTACTCCTTGAAGTCGTCCTCGCCGCGCACCGAGTGCAGGATGGAGGCGAACGGCTGCTTGCAGAGCGGACACTCCGCCTTGCTGCGCGACCACTCGCGGATGCAGGGGAAGCAGAAGCGGTGCAGGCAGCGGTCCAGGTGCGCCAGGTTGGTGAAGCGGTCCAGGCAGATCGGGCATTTGGAGTCGGGCGacgcctcctccgccgccgccatgGCCGCCCGCACCGAGGCCGGAGGGGACCAGGAGGCGtcgggcgccgccgccgccgcgtcgggcgccttcctcctcctgccgctgcctcggctccgccccccctcctctggctcctcctcctcctcctctcggtcgcCTCCCGCCTGCGCGGCTGCGGGCGCGTTGTCATGGCGACGCGCCCGCAGCTTCATCCTCATGGGCGCCATCACCTGAACAGACGGGAGTCACACGGGTTAGAACAACGGGCGCTCTTCAGGTGcagcacaacacagacacacaaagacacacacaaacattaaaacatgacacAAAAATGATATACAAACACACTAAGACACAAACATAcgacacaaaatacacaaagacaaacacacattacacaagcacatataaacacacacacacaacaggactGTAAACTACCagattagcatgttagcattgagcTAACCGGCAGTTTAAACCGTATTTTACCCCCCGCTACCTAAAGCTGCCTGTTAgcctgttagctgttagctttcCGTACCCGAGCAGCAGCGGAAGAAGTCGCCTCCTCCGGCCGCTCCGGGAGCTTCTTCTCCGgcgtctttctcctcctccgggAAGAGTTCCGCACCGTGAGCGGCATCCGGTTCACCGGCCCGCCGGGAGCCGCCGCTCGGACCCCTTAGCACCGAAAACTCCCGGTAGAAACGGGAACATCTGTGTCTGAGTTGAGGCCCCGAAGCGACGCTGCACGCCGCCGGAAACAGAACGGGGCcgcggtgcattgtgggacacACATCATTAACCTTATCTTCATATTTTCCTGGTAATGAATCAGGATTATGAGATTATAAGAGTTTAAGAGTTAAACAGTTTATACGTTTATCAGTTTAACAGTTTATCAGTTAAACAGTTTATACGTTTATCAGTTTAACAGTGTTCACATAGTGAGTCAAAATAGTCTTCTTTTGTACTTTATtctttttcaacaacaacagattacaacattatatttattattattatttttattttattttatttttgtgtagcccattttcacaaattacaaatgtgtctcagagtgcttttatATTTATGCTTTTTGATTTAGATAGTGTTCTCTATTCTGGTTGCTTTACTTtaattaatgttttgttttgtatatttatatttgttacaCCTCTttcacaagaacaagaacataatgtgttttattaaatatattattataagaaTGTTTTACGAATAAACGGAACATGGAGACTTTGGCCAGAGTATTCTCATGAAGCACACATTAGTGTAGTAATACAATGCTCCCAAACTACGGACTCATATCTCACTGTATTCATGTGGAATAGATTCCATGTTACTTACgaggagtaaaagtacaaaagtatcaGCATCAAAATGTACTTTCAGTAAAGTACAGTAGAAAGTACTATatttacctctgagatgtagtaatAAAGTAGcagaaaatggaaatactctAATAAAGTACCTCAAAATTGCACCTTATTACAGTACCCgagtaaatgtactttcttGCTTTTCAAGATCTCGCTGTTTTTGTGTTAAAAGTAAATAtatctacatttacatttacattatatatatgtatatatatctacatttattatatatatgtattagtaatatataatacatgtattaGTAATATTACTACAAATATTAATGTTTTagtaatagatagatagatagatagatatatactttattaatccccaaggggaaatttgtcgtgacagtagcagcaacacacaagagtaaaaaacaaaacacaaaatataagaaacagggatgaaagatatagaagtatacaaagtaaaataaaagtaaaatacaaaacaaaacaatatatatatgtaaatatacaacacacatgcatacacaacacacaacaacactgacaaatcaaatataaaaaatattaaatatagacagagtgcaaaaagcaaagtgtgtgtatgagtgcagagcaaatgaaatgaaattatgaaaaatattatgaaaaatgaaaaatattgtaaataatgTTCCTATACTATTAGTAATAttgtaaataatttaaatatcctattactaatgtaaataaatattaacGTTGTAGTAATATTGTGAATGATATTAACGCTGGTcaaattgaatgtgttgtagtgACGCTCCGCCGCCGCAGGGAGCGCTAACGGGCGTCACTGTGTGCTACACTCCGCCTTTTagaaccagagaagaagaacgaAGTGTAAACACGCCGATTACCGTtagaaacaagatggcgaccaTCAGCAGGCGCGATCTTGACCGGATCTACTCGCTGGTATTTCACCTGTTTACCTGGTTACCTGGTTAGGTAGTGCTCAGAACGACTAGGAGAGAGGATATGGCTAGTTAATGAGCAGCTAGAGCTAGTTAACGAGCAGCTAGAGCTAGTTAACGAACAGCTAGAGCTAGTTAATGAGCAGCTAGAGATAGTTAATGAGCCGCTAGAGCTAGTTAATGAACCGCTAGAGCTAGTTAATGAGCAGCTAGAGATAGTTAATGAGCAGCTAGAGATAGTTAATGAGCAGCTAGAGCTAGTTAATGAGCAGCTAGAGCTAGTTAACGAGCAGCTAGAGCTAGTTAATGAGTAGCTAGAGCTAGTTAATGAACAGCTAGAGCTAGTTAATGAGCAGCTAGAGCTAGTTAATGAACAGCTAGAGCTAGTTAATGAGTAGCTAGAGCTAGTTAATGAGCAGCTAGAGATAGTTAATGAACAGCTAGAGATAGTTAATGAGCAGCTAGAGCTAGTTAATGAGCAGCTAGAGCTAGTTAATGAGCAGCTAGAGCTAGTTAACGAGCAGCTAGAGCTAGTTAACGAACAGCTAGAGCTAGTTAATGAGCCGCTAGAGCTAGTTAATGAGTAGCTAGAGATAGTTAATGAGCAGCTAGAGATAGTTAATGAGCAGCTAGAGCTAGTTAATGAACAGCTAGAGCTAGTTAATGAGCAGCTAGAGCTAGTTAATGAGTAGCTAGAGCTAGTTAATGAACAGCTAGAGCTAGTTAATGAGTAGCTAGAGCTAGTTAATGAACAGCTAGAGCTAGTTAATGAGTAGCTAGAGCTAGTTAATGAGCAGCTAGAGCTAGTTAACAAGCAGCTAGAGCTAGTTAATGAGTAGCTAGAGCTAGTTAATGAACATATTTATCTTGTTGTTGAGCAGCTGTATCTAGTTAGTGattagctatatatatatgtatatatacacatatatatatatttatattagggctgtcaatcgattaaaaaaatttaactaattaatcgcacattttgaaattgcgattaattaatcgcaattaaaagttaaaagttcattctttttaaagaccaaacttcacacagagctgtgtttctaagaggctcctacctataaagtgccagcgaggtatttaatattgtggatgataaattgtttcttcagtgaaacatcagattagtacaaaaaaagaagtatattgagaccccattggtcctgtcatctttaccactgaacagcagaacccatacctgcaaacttgtcacttttcggtgaaattcaccgttttgaactcaaaataggtcattcacgtgaatcgtggagatccgaagagttttagtttttttttgggggggggggggggggtcacctggcccgctgctgttgagattgcagtgagacgcggagaaaagtgtgaagtggtgctcttcgcaataaaacatctttgatggacgtgtcgcgtctcggccaatcagcgttcagatgtccacagcgtttgggggttcaggttagcttgaattttagcccgctacatctgctgctgtcacgctgcacggtgtagcgatgctaacaaagtacctgtatgttaaacacgatgtgatttagcatattttttgtatcgatacttcattaagagagcgatcagagctcacgcgctgctccgtgtcgagctgtctgcgcacactgcgctgcgcagctcacagcgagagaagtggcggagcttagagacttcggctttaacaaataaaaagatgccagaaggtaaatgtttcagtctgtaaagttctgtaactctccagctgctcatcctgatgaactgtatcatctggtcagagactaacggcctcatagtgtataatcaatgctatgatggaaccatgtagtttcattcatatctggctgtatgaatactcatattactgtcatttgttaagtgttgaaaaagttggtaaaaagtgaaccatacagatgttttatttattactattatagataaatataccagtctcgtatttatggtattgtatttaATTCTGGTatggggtatcatgatatttatggcaggtatgtaatatgtatagaagttataatgttagtatcgtgacaaacaggtagagacagaacagattcagggagaagtccatgaggactgttcaggcaacaaaaaaggaagttggttcatgaatgactttaaccatattatatataatgacaatgtatatttgttattatatcattatagggctgagtcagagcggagaaccttttgttcttaaactgtttattatcattatttagatttgtggtcagaacaataaaatgactgtagttgtggttctaaaagctttgaggcttcaaacaacgtggatgtggtgtggtgacaacaaaaaaagtcaccttttaaaggcgtttgcatatgacacatacccacgtgttctacatcaaacattccagaacaatctcagctctattcaatgaggctcagttgtcctcgcgccgtgttctctgctctctgactgacaggctgctatagagcctcacccgtgaggtgggaggtcctttgtgatttactgagtgttcattggttgttttttccccaaaatgttgacagacaaacggattgaccaatcacgttgaaggtttcgtgtgacgagttctttccgcgccgcgttccccgacacgtcgcccctccgttcctctgtgtgtcagagggggagacgggaggaaggaggagcaggaggaaacccgactcattcatccacgagtttaaactgatttctgcttcttactttcgcggaaaaataattgttttaaaaacggaaacagtgttaaaccgtactgccgcggtttgacactcggtttgagtaaaaacttcaacgaacaccggaagtaaacaaagttgcgttaattgcgttaaaatattttagtgcgttaacgcggccaaattaatcgcatagattaacacgttaacgctgacagccctaatatatatatatacacatatatagatgtatatttatatatgtgtgtgtaatattgTGGTATACTGTGCACCTGTCGTGGCTCATCAGGGTTCTGCCCCTCAGGTCTTGCTGGCGGTGGTGGTCTTGTCCTGGTCCTATGTGATCTACGCCAGTAGGATCGCAGCTCATTggctgctggaggagaggacCGCCCCCCAGCAGCAGCACTGACAGCTCATTGgctgctggtctccttcatgaggacaataagaacagaggcatgctggtctccttcatgaggacaataagaacagaggcatgctggtctccttcatgaggacaataagaatagagacatgttggtctccttcatgaggacaataagaatagagacatgctggtctccttcatgaggacaataagaatagagacatgctagtctccttcatgaagacaataagaatagagacatgctggtctccttcatgaagacaacaagaatagagacatgctggtctccttcatgaggacaataagaacagaggcatgctggtctccttcatgaggacaataataatagagacatgctggtctccttcatgaagacaataagaatagagacatgctggtctccttcatgaggacaataagaatagagacatgctggtctccttcatgaagacaataagaatagagacatgctggtctccttcatgaagacaacaagaatagagacatgctggtctccttcatgaggacaataagaacagaggcatgctggtctccttcatgaggacaataagaatagagacatgctggtctccttcatgaagacaataagaatagagacatgttggtctccttcatgaggacaataagaatagagacatgctggtctccttcatgaggacaataagaatagagacatgctggtctccttcatgaggacaataagaatagagacatgctggtctccttcatgaagacaataagaacagagacatgctggtctccttcatgaagacaataagaatagagacatgctggtctccttcatgaggacaataagaatagagacatgctggtctccttcatgaggacaataagaatagagacatgctggtctccttcatgaggacaataagaatagagacatgctagtctccttcatgaggacaataagaatagagacatgctggtctccttcatgaggacaataagaatagagacatgctggtctccttcatgaggacaataagaatagagacatgctggtctccttcatgaggacaataataatagagacatgctggtctccttcatgaagacaataagaacagagacatgctggtctccttcatgaagacaataagaatagagacatgctggtctccttcatgaggacaataagaatagagacatgctggtctccttcatgaggacaataataatagagacatgctggtctccttcatgaagacaataagaacagagacatgctggtctccttcatgaagacaataagaatagagacatgctggtctccttcatgaggacaataagaatagagacatgctggtctccttcatgaggacaataagaatagagacatgctggtctccttcatgaggacaataagaatagagacatgctggtctccttcatgaagacaataagaatagagacatgttggtctccttcatgaggacaataagaacagagacatgctggtctccttcatgaagacaataagaatagagacatgctggtctccttcatgaggacaataagaatagagactTGCTGGTCTCTTTCATGAAGAcaagaatagagacatgctggtctccttcatgaagacaataagaatagagacatgctggtctccttcatgaggacaataagaatagaggcatgctggtctccttcatgaggacaataagaatagagacatgctggtctccttcatgaggacaataagaatagagacatgctggtctccttcatgaggacaataagaatagagatatgctggtctccttcatgaggacaataagaatagagatatgctggtctccttcatgaggacaataagaatagagatatgctggtctccttcatgaggacaataagaatagagacatgctggtctccttcatgaagacaataagaatagagacatgctggtctccttcatgaagacaataagaatagagacatgctggtctccttcatgaagacaataagaacagagacatgctggtctccttcatgaggacaataagaatagagacatgctggtctccttcatgaagacaataagaatagagacatgctggtctccttcatgaggacaataagaatagagacatgctggtctccttcatgaggacaataagaatagagacatgctggtctccttcatgaggacaataagaatagagacatgctggtctccttcatgaagacaataagaacagagacatgctggtctccttcatgaggacaataagaatagagacatgctggtctccttcatgaggacaataagaatagaggcatgctggtctccttcatgaggacaataagaatagaggcatgctggtctccttcatgaggacaataagaatagagacatgctggtctccttcatgaggacaataagaatagagacatgctggtctccttcatgaggacaataagaatagaCACATGCTGGTCGCCCtcatgaggacaataagaatagagacatgctggtctccttcatgaggacaataagaagagacatgctggtctccttcatgaagacaataagaacagagacatgctggtctccttcatgaagacaataaga
Encoded here:
- the LOC130212188 gene encoding uncharacterized protein LOC130212188 encodes the protein MPLTVRNSSRRRRKTPEKKLPERPEEATSSAAARVMAPMRMKLRARRHDNAPAAAQAGGDREEEEEEPEEGGRSRGSGRRRKAPDAAAAAPDASWSPPASVRAAMAAAEEASPDSKCPICLDRFTNLAHLDRCLHRFCFPCIREWSRSKAECPLCKQPFASILHSVRGEDDFKEYTLRPPPANSSVAATVAMVAAMASAARSDHQMRLMLRRHRGADGGEAAARRRWGGGGGGRRAGVWEWYLDTPPLTLPPLPRHPDVSPVAAEDSEEGEEPGEGGTRGGADPTERGVIFEGLTGLGGAAAPDDRAARRLMTRLAARRRLQREGGAVRRLRERETVAFRRALYRNAVRVAAAGNHGQQRDITAESFRRNPSHLNRLRPWLRRELTVLYGAHGSLVDIVQRIIMARVARHGLEDTPTIEEELRQFLLARTDHFLHELVSFARSPLSLESYDLQAAYEPPAAAVELDGTSSSSDVSSVIAISEEEEEEEPAGGGGAAERPAACGARDDALRAGSGLGTAAWDDETPGPSYSTADAPRSLASPPLSHAPREEADEEGGAKEEECLIVGYKKPIAERTPELVQLSSDTEEEEEEEEPPRLPPPAPPLSYLPTMPPSTSGEPKERDSWSGGSGNSVCALSPAAPDERERRPAGDGKSGGGEMAREKRKKRRKKRRSGTLSNPNRSIYPAMMRHRSHSSSPDSTWEFHCAQVSPLTSSPSRCSSSSFSSSSSPPPAPTPSLSPDGRRGEKPGGKRKYKSRHLDGADGDPSRRPGGEEEARRRRESGGRRADRSPSVEIVYEGVVSPDASRTPARERRRKRRRGIRRGSSPLIITLDSDSSLDAAGSSSPISSQQTVDFSDLPALPSVRSGGGGGALGGAEIGELPVDILDRGSEGSEVADGDRDVDVENLEESGFLLNDDEGPMGAAAANPKGSRPMGEKDAAANPPEALSSDGRLLASILDDLKGNFDPGFHRRGAARPADRKRRFDSPASRTEVKEAPPLLKQASPVRSYNRNTPPPLKHKDAGSPRRSPAPSSRGAADLKWNPVGSEGPSSTPRRRFARGDPAAASGASADVVRSRRHLAPVDSPSARSELRARSASSRSHLEFNPAKLHSEEISSSGLSDSHPANSSPAFDFHSTETGWSNQKPAADSTSSGLRGETGGTPSRPVAPVDLHPTSAASAGDTGGVHHDDAPPPALVSPVDFRTRIPSSPVDSHSPSEREGRLPSTGSSVEPVDVHPGPRSTVDLHSSRAAAGELTDVKVSSLANHGAGWPCARLAPVDVHCPFQPVNVHSSSTTTGKHLRRTSLSSATIDALSEHGVSIGARSKPLHLRNHFDPRSRFSIDAHSELGVPIDALSEPEHGLSIDARSKPLHLRNHFDPRSRFSIDARSELGVPIDALSEPEHGVSIDALSEHGVPIDTCSKPLHLRNHFDPRSRFSIDARSELGVPIDSLLEHGLSIDALSEHGVPIDALSEPEHGVSIDALSEPELGVPNDALSEHGVSIDALSEHGLSIDSCSKPLHLRNHFDPRSRFSFDARLELGVPIDALSEPELCVPIDALLEPELGVSIDALSEPELGVPIDALSEPEHGVSIDALSEPEHGVSIDALSEPEHGVPIDALSEPEHGVPIDALSEPEHGVPIDALSEPEHGVSIDALLEPEHGVSIDALLEPEHGVPIDALLEPEHGVHIDALSEPEHGVPIDALSVL